The following coding sequences are from one Rathayibacter sp. VKM Ac-2760 window:
- a CDS encoding citrate synthase: MPEKVTLTFGDRTAEFPVLRSVDGSSSIDFSTLSKQTGLMSLDYGFVNTAATKSQITYIDGDQGILRYRGYPIEEVATNATYLEVAWLLIYGELPTADELAGFDERIRRHTLLHEDLKRFFDALPHSAHPMSVLAAGVSALSTYYEDSSNPKDPEAVELTTIRLLAKLPVMAAYAHKKAIGQAFLYPDNSLSFVDNFLRLNFGTMAEPFEVDPVLSKALDRLLILHEDHEQNASTSTVRLVGSTEANLYASVSAGINALFGPLHGGANEAVLTMLGRIRESGESVQTFVERVKNKEEGVRLMGFGHRVYKNYDPRAKLVKESASEVLQALGVKDPLLDIAMELEALALEDDYFKERRLYPNVDFYTGVIYKAMGFPTRMFTVLFAIGRLPGWIAHWREMNTDKQTKIGRPQQLYMGAPERHWPTGR, from the coding sequence CTGCCCGAGAAGGTCACCCTCACCTTCGGTGATCGCACCGCCGAGTTCCCGGTGCTGCGCAGCGTCGACGGCTCCTCGAGCATCGACTTCTCCACCCTCTCGAAGCAGACCGGGCTGATGTCGCTCGACTACGGCTTCGTCAACACCGCCGCGACCAAGTCGCAGATCACCTACATCGACGGCGACCAGGGCATCCTGCGCTACCGCGGCTACCCCATCGAGGAGGTCGCGACGAACGCGACGTACCTCGAGGTCGCCTGGCTGCTCATCTACGGCGAGCTGCCGACCGCCGACGAGCTCGCGGGCTTCGACGAGCGGATCCGCCGGCACACCCTGCTGCACGAGGACCTCAAGCGCTTCTTCGACGCGCTGCCGCACAGCGCGCACCCGATGTCGGTGCTCGCCGCCGGCGTCTCGGCGCTGTCGACCTACTACGAGGACAGCTCGAACCCGAAGGACCCGGAGGCGGTCGAGCTGACCACCATCCGCCTGCTCGCGAAGCTCCCGGTGATGGCGGCCTACGCGCACAAGAAGGCGATCGGCCAGGCGTTCCTCTACCCGGACAACTCGCTGAGCTTCGTCGACAACTTCCTCCGCCTGAACTTCGGCACCATGGCCGAGCCGTTCGAGGTGGACCCGGTGCTCTCGAAGGCGCTCGACCGCCTGCTGATCCTGCACGAGGACCACGAGCAGAACGCGTCGACCTCCACGGTCCGCCTGGTCGGCTCGACCGAGGCGAACCTCTACGCCTCGGTCTCCGCCGGCATCAACGCGCTCTTCGGCCCGCTGCACGGCGGAGCGAACGAGGCCGTGCTCACGATGCTCGGCCGCATCCGCGAGTCCGGCGAGAGCGTGCAGACCTTCGTCGAGCGGGTGAAGAACAAGGAGGAGGGCGTGCGCCTGATGGGCTTCGGCCACCGGGTGTACAAGAACTACGACCCGCGCGCGAAGCTGGTCAAGGAGAGCGCCTCCGAGGTGCTGCAGGCGCTCGGCGTCAAGGACCCGCTGCTCGACATCGCGATGGAGCTCGAGGCGCTGGCGCTCGAGGACGACTACTTCAAGGAGCGCCGCCTCTACCCGAACGTCGACTTCTACACCGGCGTCATCTACAAGGCGATGGGCTTCCCCACCCGGATGTTCACCGTGCTGTTCGCGATCGGCCGCCTCCCCGGCTGGATCGCGCACTGGCGCGAGATGAACACCGACAAGCAGACCAAGATCGGCCGCCCCCAGCAGCTCTACATGGGCGCCCCCGAGCGCCACTGGCCGACCGGCCGCTGA
- a CDS encoding DUF1003 domain-containing protein encodes MARDTKQDRRLDAPKGLRTRVLPRRNRQSSDRFGRLTESFARGMGTPWFLVGMTIFCVFWLLFNTYGPEDARFDSQALGFTVLTLILSLQASYAAPLLLLAQNRQDDRDRVQIEQDRQRAERNLADTEYLAREVVALRLAIRDMASKDFIRSELRSLVEELEKDRTEPALPERRDA; translated from the coding sequence GTGGCTAGGGACACCAAGCAGGATCGGCGGCTCGACGCCCCGAAGGGACTGCGCACGCGCGTGCTCCCCCGACGCAACCGGCAGAGCAGCGACCGCTTCGGCCGCCTGACCGAGTCGTTCGCCCGCGGCATGGGCACGCCGTGGTTCCTCGTCGGCATGACGATCTTCTGCGTGTTCTGGCTGCTCTTCAACACCTACGGCCCGGAGGACGCGCGGTTCGACTCGCAGGCCCTCGGCTTCACGGTGCTCACGCTGATCCTCTCGCTCCAGGCCTCGTACGCCGCTCCCCTGCTGCTGCTCGCGCAGAACCGCCAGGACGACCGCGACCGCGTGCAGATCGAGCAGGACCGCCAGCGCGCCGAGCGCAACCTCGCCGACACGGAGTACCTGGCCCGCGAGGTCGTCGCCCTCCGCCTGGCGATCCGCGACATGGCCAGCAAGGACTTCATCCGCTCCGAGCTGCGCAGCCTCGTCGAGGAGCTCGAGAAGGACCGGACGGAGCCGGCTCTCCCCGAGCGGCGCGATGCCTGA
- a CDS encoding CBS domain-containing protein → MSSARVFVARLAGCSVFDPAGDRVGKVRDVLLVSRQNDAPRVVGLVVEIPGRRRVFVSIGRVTSIGSGQIITTGLINVRRFEQRGGEVRVIAELLGRRMTFVDGSGDAIVEDVAIEEVGPGEWELAQLFVRRPKTSPSPFAKGATTFAGWREVRESVSTEAQSAQQYVASLSELKPADLASTLLDLPQQRMLEVAGELSDDRLADVLEEMPESEQVEILGRLDDDRAADVLDQMQPDDAADLIAQLSDERGETLLELMEPEEADDVRMLLSYAPESAGGLMTTEPIIVSSEATVAEGLAMIRRHELAPALGAAVCVTLPPYEPPTGRFLGMVHFQRMLRYPPHERLGTLLDQSLDPITPDTSAAEVARILASYNLVSVPVVDESHRLVGVVTIDDVLDYLLPDDWRSHDGDDEPRVPVSTTTQGIPIAPAAASARRFGAGRRGRRGARG, encoded by the coding sequence GTGAGTTCCGCCAGAGTCTTCGTAGCGCGCTTGGCCGGTTGCAGCGTCTTCGACCCGGCGGGCGATCGCGTCGGCAAGGTCCGCGACGTCCTGCTCGTCTCCCGTCAGAACGACGCGCCCCGCGTGGTCGGCCTGGTCGTCGAGATCCCCGGCCGACGGCGGGTGTTCGTCTCGATCGGCCGCGTGACCAGCATCGGCAGCGGCCAGATCATCACCACCGGTCTGATCAACGTGCGCCGCTTCGAGCAGCGCGGCGGCGAGGTCCGCGTCATCGCCGAGCTCCTCGGCCGGCGGATGACCTTCGTCGACGGCTCCGGCGACGCGATCGTCGAGGACGTCGCGATCGAGGAGGTCGGCCCCGGCGAGTGGGAGCTCGCGCAGCTCTTCGTCCGCCGCCCCAAGACCAGTCCCTCCCCCTTCGCCAAGGGCGCGACCACGTTCGCCGGCTGGCGCGAGGTGCGCGAGAGCGTCTCCACCGAGGCGCAGTCCGCCCAGCAGTACGTGGCGAGCCTCTCCGAGCTCAAGCCCGCCGACCTCGCCAGCACGCTCCTCGACCTGCCGCAGCAGCGGATGCTCGAGGTCGCCGGCGAGCTCTCGGACGACCGGCTCGCGGACGTGCTCGAGGAGATGCCCGAGAGCGAGCAGGTCGAGATCCTCGGCCGGCTCGACGACGACCGGGCCGCGGACGTCCTCGACCAGATGCAGCCCGACGACGCGGCCGACCTGATCGCCCAGCTGTCCGACGAGCGCGGCGAGACCCTCCTCGAGCTGATGGAGCCGGAGGAGGCGGACGACGTCCGCATGCTGCTCTCCTACGCCCCGGAGTCGGCCGGCGGCCTGATGACGACGGAGCCGATCATCGTCTCCTCCGAGGCGACCGTGGCCGAGGGGCTCGCGATGATCCGCCGGCACGAGCTCGCCCCCGCGCTCGGCGCCGCCGTCTGCGTCACGCTGCCGCCCTACGAGCCGCCGACCGGCCGCTTCCTCGGCATGGTGCACTTCCAGCGAATGCTCCGCTACCCGCCGCACGAGCGCCTCGGCACCCTGCTCGACCAGAGCCTGGACCCGATCACGCCGGACACCTCGGCCGCCGAGGTCGCCCGCATCCTCGCGAGCTACAACCTCGTCTCCGTGCCCGTCGTCGACGAGTCGCACCGGCTGGTCGGAGTGGTGACGATCGACGACGTGCTCGACTACCTGCTCCCCGACGACTGGCGCAGCCACGACGGCGACGACGAACCGCGCGTGCCGGTGAGCACGACGACCCAGGGCATACCGATCGCACCGGCCGCCGCGTCGGCGCGCAGGTTCGGAGCAGGACGACGAGGACGGAGGGGTGCACGTGGCTAG
- a CDS encoding Mrp/NBP35 family ATP-binding protein — protein sequence MPDAAVPDAAMPDAAALESAVLAALSRVIDPEIRKPITELDMVESVTAGADGAVTVAIRLTIVGCPAASAIERDVRLAAESAAGAGAVRVEVGVMTPAQRTALTERLRGGRREMPFGPDSLTRVYAVTSGKGGVGKSTVTANLAVALAQQGLAVGLVDADVHGFSIPGLLGLMHDGLVAGPTRVGELMLPPVAHGVKVISIGMFLEGDTRGAAVSWRGPMLHRTISQFLTDVFFGDLDVLLLDLPPGTGDVAISIGQLLPHAEVLIVTTPQPAAADVAERSGALARQSGQRIVGVIENMSGLPQPDGTILDLFGSGGGAEVARRLSASGEDVPLLASLPISVPLRAGGDAGMPVVLGDPEDPAAVAITALARMLASRPRGLPGRRLPMSVG from the coding sequence ATGCCTGACGCCGCCGTGCCCGACGCCGCGATGCCTGACGCCGCCGCCCTCGAGAGCGCCGTGCTCGCGGCGCTGTCCCGGGTCATCGATCCGGAGATCCGCAAGCCGATCACCGAGCTCGACATGGTGGAGTCGGTGACGGCCGGCGCGGACGGCGCGGTCACCGTCGCCATCCGTCTCACGATCGTCGGCTGCCCGGCCGCCTCCGCGATCGAGCGCGACGTGCGCCTGGCCGCCGAGTCCGCGGCAGGGGCCGGCGCGGTGCGGGTCGAGGTCGGCGTGATGACGCCGGCGCAGCGGACGGCGCTCACCGAGCGCCTGCGCGGCGGCCGGCGCGAGATGCCCTTCGGCCCCGACTCGCTCACCCGCGTCTACGCGGTCACGAGCGGCAAGGGCGGGGTCGGCAAGTCGACCGTCACCGCGAACCTCGCCGTCGCCCTCGCCCAGCAGGGCCTCGCGGTCGGCCTCGTCGACGCCGACGTGCACGGCTTCTCGATCCCCGGGCTGCTCGGGCTGATGCACGACGGGCTGGTCGCCGGGCCGACCAGGGTCGGCGAGCTGATGCTGCCGCCGGTCGCGCACGGCGTGAAGGTGATCTCGATCGGGATGTTCCTCGAGGGCGACACCCGCGGCGCGGCGGTCTCCTGGCGGGGGCCGATGCTGCACCGGACCATCTCGCAGTTCCTCACCGACGTCTTCTTCGGCGACCTCGACGTGCTGCTGCTGGATCTGCCGCCCGGCACCGGCGACGTCGCGATCTCGATCGGCCAGCTGCTGCCGCACGCGGAGGTGCTGATCGTCACCACTCCGCAGCCGGCGGCCGCCGACGTCGCCGAGCGCAGCGGAGCGCTCGCCCGGCAGTCCGGTCAGCGGATCGTCGGGGTCATCGAGAACATGTCCGGGCTGCCCCAGCCGGACGGGACGATCCTCGATCTCTTCGGCAGCGGCGGCGGCGCCGAGGTGGCCCGCCGGCTCAGCGCGAGCGGCGAGGACGTGCCGCTGCTGGCGTCCCTGCCGATCAGCGTGCCGCTGCGGGCGGGCGGCGACGCCGGGATGCCGGTCGTCCTCGGCGATCCGGAGGACCCGGCGGCCGTCGCGATCACGGCGCTGGCGCGCATGCTCGCCTCGCGTCCCCGCGGCCTCCCCGGCCGCCGCCTGCCGATGTCGGTCGGCTGA
- a CDS encoding general stress protein translates to MNNRRGAVSPTIPRGEILATFDTYEKAQKAVDVLARADFPVRQLAIIGNELKSVERVTGKLTWGRVALAGAASGAWLGVFLGLLLIIFSPTTEFSFLIAAVLLGAGFGMLFGLASYAVNRRRRDFTSTMQVIATSYSVLVDPEVVNRARNLLDGTPAESEAPQAVWAPPPATGDPVPIRPEDERR, encoded by the coding sequence ATGAACAACCGCCGGGGCGCCGTCTCCCCGACGATCCCGCGCGGCGAGATCCTCGCCACCTTCGACACCTACGAGAAGGCGCAGAAGGCCGTCGACGTTCTGGCCCGGGCCGACTTCCCCGTCCGTCAGCTGGCGATCATCGGCAACGAGCTCAAGAGCGTCGAGCGCGTCACCGGCAAGCTGACCTGGGGCCGCGTCGCTCTGGCGGGTGCGGCCTCCGGAGCCTGGCTCGGTGTCTTCCTCGGCCTGCTGCTGATCATCTTCTCGCCGACGACCGAGTTCTCCTTCCTCATCGCGGCCGTCCTGCTCGGTGCCGGCTTCGGCATGCTCTTCGGCCTCGCCTCCTACGCGGTCAACCGCCGCCGCCGCGACTTCACCTCGACGATGCAGGTCATCGCGACGAGCTACTCCGTCCTGGTCGACCCGGAGGTGGTGAACCGGGCCCGCAACCTGCTCGACGGCACCCCGGCGGAGTCGGAGGCGCCGCAGGCGGTCTGGGCGCCGCCGCCTGCGACCGGCGATCCCGTGCCGATCCGTCCCGAGGACGAGCGGCGCTGA
- the fdxA gene encoding ferredoxin has protein sequence MTYVIALPCVDVKDRACIDECPVDCIYEGERSLYIHPDECVDCGACEPVCPVEAIYYEDDLPEEWSDYYKANVEFFDEIGSPGGAAKVGVIAKDHPVIAVLPPQSH, from the coding sequence GTGACCTACGTGATCGCACTTCCGTGCGTCGATGTCAAAGACCGCGCCTGCATCGACGAATGCCCGGTCGACTGCATCTACGAAGGCGAGCGCTCGCTCTACATCCACCCCGACGAGTGCGTCGACTGCGGTGCCTGCGAGCCGGTGTGCCCCGTCGAGGCCATCTACTACGAGGACGACCTCCCCGAGGAGTGGTCCGACTACTACAAGGCCAACGTCGAGTTCTTCGACGAGATCGGCTCCCCGGGCGGCGCCGCGAAGGTCGGAGTGATCGCGAAGGACCACCCGGTCATCGCCGTCCTCCCGCCGCAGAGCCACTGA
- the dapE gene encoding succinyl-diaminopimelate desuccinylase, protein MAVPTSAPAPVAPLDLHSDPVALTRVLCDIPSVSGDELAIADAVELALEQYPHLETIRDGHTVVARTNLGREQRVVIAGHLDTVPINDNLPVRDETIDGVEHLVGRGTTDMKAGVAVQLVLAAELVDPVVDITWIWYDNEEVASDLNGLGRLSRHRPDVFAADFAILGEPTRAEVEGGCNGTLRVDVTTRGVRAHSARSWVGENAIHAAAPILDRLAAYEPREVEVEGLVYREGVNAVRISGGVAGNVIPDLCTVHVNYRFAPSRTGEEAVEHLRELFEGFEVEVADLAEGARPGLDAPLAQAFLAAVDAEAKPKYGWTDVARFSAMGIPAVNYGPGDPLTAHADDERVAVHEITACAEGLRRWLSAPA, encoded by the coding sequence ATGGCCGTTCCGACCTCCGCCCCGGCGCCCGTCGCGCCCCTGGATCTCCACTCCGATCCGGTCGCGCTGACCCGGGTGCTCTGCGACATCCCCTCCGTCTCCGGCGACGAGCTGGCGATCGCCGACGCGGTCGAGCTGGCCCTCGAGCAGTACCCGCACCTCGAGACGATCCGCGACGGGCACACCGTCGTCGCGCGGACGAATCTCGGCCGCGAGCAGCGCGTGGTCATCGCCGGTCACCTCGACACGGTGCCGATCAACGACAACCTCCCGGTGCGCGACGAGACGATCGACGGCGTCGAGCACCTCGTCGGCCGCGGCACGACCGACATGAAGGCCGGCGTCGCGGTGCAGCTCGTCCTCGCCGCCGAGCTCGTCGATCCGGTCGTCGACATCACCTGGATCTGGTACGACAACGAGGAGGTGGCCTCGGATCTGAACGGCCTCGGTCGTCTCTCGCGCCACCGGCCGGACGTCTTCGCCGCCGACTTCGCGATCCTCGGCGAGCCGACGCGGGCCGAGGTGGAGGGCGGCTGCAACGGCACGCTCCGCGTGGACGTGACCACCCGCGGTGTCCGCGCGCACTCCGCCCGCAGCTGGGTCGGCGAGAACGCGATCCACGCCGCCGCCCCGATCCTCGACCGGCTGGCGGCCTACGAGCCCCGCGAGGTCGAGGTCGAGGGCCTGGTCTACCGCGAGGGCGTGAACGCGGTCCGCATCAGCGGGGGAGTGGCGGGCAACGTCATCCCCGACCTCTGCACCGTGCACGTCAACTACCGCTTCGCTCCGAGCCGCACCGGCGAGGAAGCCGTCGAGCATCTCCGCGAGCTGTTCGAGGGCTTCGAGGTCGAGGTCGCCGATCTCGCCGAGGGTGCGCGCCCCGGGCTCGACGCGCCGCTCGCGCAGGCGTTCCTCGCCGCGGTCGACGCCGAGGCGAAGCCGAAGTACGGCTGGACCGACGTCGCGCGCTTCTCCGCGATGGGCATCCCCGCCGTCAACTACGGCCCCGGCGATCCGCTCACGGCGCACGCCGACGACGAGCGCGTCGCCGTGCACGAGATCACGGCCTGCGCCGAGGGCCTCCGCCGCTGGCTGAGCGCACCCGCGTGA
- the dapC gene encoding succinyldiaminopimelate transaminase: MALGPLPDYPWDLMGPATRVASAHPDGIVDLSIGSPVDPTPAPIREALARATDAHAYPTTVGTPALREAIAAWYARRRGVPGLGLDEVLPTIGSKELVAWLPFLLGLGEGDTVVHPRAAYPTYAMGAAIAVASVLASDDPDEWPASTRLVWLNSPGNPDGAVLDVEALRRAVDRARELGAVVAGDECYAELGWDGRWADEPIPSVLDPRVSGEDRRGVLGVYSLSKQSNLAGYRAAFVAGDRDLIARLVTVRKHAGMIVPGPLQEAMVVALGDDEHVAEQKERYRARRDRLRPALEAAGFRVDRSEAGLYLWATEGRPAWESIDRLARLGVLAGPGVFYGDHFTEHVRLSLTATDERIAAAAERLASGL; encoded by the coding sequence GTGGCACTCGGACCGCTGCCGGACTACCCCTGGGACCTGATGGGTCCCGCGACCCGTGTCGCGTCGGCGCACCCGGACGGGATCGTCGACCTCTCCATCGGCTCGCCCGTGGACCCGACCCCCGCGCCGATCCGCGAGGCCCTCGCCCGCGCGACGGACGCGCACGCGTACCCGACCACGGTCGGCACACCGGCCCTCCGGGAGGCGATCGCCGCCTGGTACGCCCGCCGGCGCGGCGTCCCCGGTCTCGGCCTCGACGAGGTGCTGCCCACGATCGGCTCCAAGGAGCTCGTCGCCTGGCTGCCGTTCCTGCTCGGCCTCGGCGAGGGCGACACGGTCGTCCACCCCCGGGCGGCCTACCCCACCTACGCGATGGGCGCCGCGATCGCCGTCGCCTCGGTGCTGGCCTCCGACGATCCGGACGAGTGGCCGGCCTCGACCCGGCTCGTCTGGCTCAACTCGCCCGGCAACCCGGACGGAGCCGTCCTCGACGTCGAGGCGCTGCGGCGCGCGGTCGACCGGGCGCGCGAGCTCGGCGCGGTGGTCGCGGGCGACGAGTGCTACGCCGAGCTCGGCTGGGACGGCCGCTGGGCCGACGAGCCGATCCCGAGCGTCCTCGACCCGCGGGTCTCGGGGGAGGACCGCCGCGGCGTGCTCGGCGTCTACTCGCTCAGCAAGCAGTCCAACCTGGCCGGCTACCGCGCGGCCTTCGTCGCGGGCGACCGCGACCTGATCGCGCGGCTCGTCACCGTCCGCAAGCACGCCGGCATGATCGTCCCGGGCCCCCTGCAGGAGGCGATGGTGGTCGCCCTCGGCGACGACGAGCACGTGGCCGAGCAGAAGGAGCGCTACCGGGCCCGCCGCGACCGGCTGCGCCCGGCGCTCGAGGCCGCCGGGTTCCGCGTCGACCGCAGCGAGGCGGGCCTCTACCTCTGGGCGACGGAGGGCCGGCCGGCCTGGGAGTCGATCGACCGGCTCGCCCGCCTGGGTGTCCTCGCGGGCCCCGGCGTCTTCTACGGCGACCACTTCACCGAGCACGTGCGCCTCTCGCTCACGGCGACGGACGAGCGCATCGCGGCGGCCGCCGAGCGGCTCGCGAGCGGTCTCTGA
- a CDS encoding DUF3117 domain-containing protein — MAAMKPRTGDGPMEAVKEGRLIVVRVPLEGGGRLVVSVNDAEAKELHDALASVVTPA; from the coding sequence ATGGCGGCCATGAAGCCGAGGACCGGAGACGGACCGATGGAGGCTGTTAAGGAGGGTCGACTCATCGTCGTGCGCGTTCCGCTCGAAGGCGGCGGACGTCTCGTCGTCTCGGTCAACGATGCAGAGGCGAAGGAACTCCACGACGCTCTCGCGTCCGTGGTCACTCCAGCCTGA
- a CDS encoding Sec-independent protein translocase TatB, producing the protein MFGLTFDKLLIIGVIAVFVLGPDRLPYYASQLAALVRKVRGFATQARERVKDEMGDEFDEVDWRKLDPRQYDPRRIIRDALLEDEPAPTVKPPSAVSAPVTTGGGASTADSYYTTMKRSAGAGELSTVAPPPIDLEAT; encoded by the coding sequence GTGTTCGGTTTGACGTTCGACAAGCTCCTCATCATCGGAGTCATCGCCGTCTTCGTGCTGGGTCCTGACCGCCTGCCCTACTACGCCTCGCAGCTCGCTGCGCTGGTGCGGAAGGTCCGCGGCTTCGCCACTCAGGCGCGCGAGCGCGTGAAGGACGAGATGGGCGACGAGTTCGACGAGGTCGACTGGCGCAAGCTCGATCCGCGGCAGTACGACCCGCGCCGGATCATCCGCGACGCCCTGCTCGAGGACGAGCCCGCGCCGACGGTGAAGCCCCCGTCGGCGGTCTCCGCGCCCGTCACCACGGGCGGTGGCGCCTCGACCGCGGACAGCTACTACACGACGATGAAGCGCTCGGCCGGTGCCGGCGAGCTGTCGACGGTGGCGCCGCCGCCCATCGACCTCGAAGCCACCTGA
- a CDS encoding class I SAM-dependent methyltransferase, with protein MSDKDANWKYAEDAVVEPEAIASARRLSVEVGIDAIAPSIGAQSALVAAAARATSIIEIGTGTGVSGLWLLDGAPEAMLTSIDSEAVHQQHARVQFHEAGISPNRLRLIPGRALEVLPRMNENSYDIVFVDGDPLQVIENVEHALRLVRPGGTVLVPHALWRGRVSNPAQRDEIASAFRTLVAEVCGSPAVVSVLSPIGDGLLQANKRRA; from the coding sequence GTGTCCGACAAGGATGCCAACTGGAAGTACGCCGAGGACGCCGTCGTCGAGCCCGAGGCGATCGCCTCCGCCCGCCGGCTCTCGGTGGAGGTGGGCATCGACGCCATCGCTCCCTCGATCGGCGCGCAGTCCGCGCTCGTGGCGGCCGCCGCCCGGGCGACGTCGATCATCGAGATCGGCACCGGCACCGGCGTGAGCGGGCTCTGGCTCCTCGACGGCGCCCCCGAGGCCATGCTCACCTCGATCGACTCGGAGGCGGTGCACCAGCAGCACGCGCGCGTCCAGTTCCACGAGGCGGGCATCTCGCCCAACCGCCTGCGCCTCATCCCGGGCCGTGCCCTCGAGGTGCTCCCCCGGATGAACGAGAACTCCTACGACATCGTCTTCGTCGACGGTGATCCGCTGCAGGTCATCGAGAACGTCGAGCACGCGCTGCGGCTGGTCCGGCCCGGCGGCACCGTGCTCGTGCCGCACGCCCTGTGGCGTGGCCGGGTCTCCAACCCCGCGCAGCGCGACGAGATCGCCTCGGCCTTCCGCACCCTGGTCGCCGAGGTCTGCGGGTCGCCGGCCGTGGTCAGCGTGCTCTCGCCGATCGGCGACGGCCTGCTGCAGGCGAACAAGCGCCGCGCGTAG
- the dapD gene encoding 2,3,4,5-tetrahydropyridine-2,6-dicarboxylate N-succinyltransferase yields the protein MSPENTADSSAPASAAPAPASAWGYGLATIASDGTVLDTWFPEPRLGTIPAGRDPWIVPAEFESLAGEDARREVRIDVVTLQIDLHAAPASTSDAYLRLHLLSHLLVAPNTVNLDGIFAHLPNVVWTNAGPVAPESFTRLRPSLRRHGIQAAGIDKFPRLTDYVTPPKVRIADTSRVRLGAHLAPGTTVMHEGFVNFNAGTLGSSMVEGRISQGVVVGDGSDIGGGASIMGTLSGGGVQRVSIGARALLGANSGVGISIGDDSVVEAGLYVTAGTKVVVVGGAPRADGRPQTVKAVELSGVPNLLFRRNSLTGAVEVLARTGAGIELNTALHA from the coding sequence ATGAGCCCCGAGAACACCGCAGACTCCTCCGCGCCCGCCTCCGCCGCTCCCGCTCCCGCCTCGGCCTGGGGCTACGGACTGGCCACGATCGCCTCCGACGGGACGGTGCTCGACACCTGGTTCCCGGAGCCGCGGCTGGGGACGATCCCGGCCGGTCGCGACCCGTGGATCGTGCCGGCGGAGTTCGAGTCCCTCGCGGGCGAGGACGCGCGCCGCGAGGTGCGGATCGACGTCGTGACGCTGCAGATCGACCTGCACGCGGCTCCCGCGTCGACCTCGGACGCGTATCTGCGGCTCCACCTGCTCTCGCACCTGCTCGTGGCGCCGAACACGGTGAACCTCGACGGGATCTTCGCGCACCTGCCGAACGTGGTCTGGACCAACGCCGGTCCCGTCGCTCCCGAGTCGTTCACGCGCCTGCGGCCCTCGCTGCGGCGCCACGGGATCCAGGCGGCAGGCATCGACAAGTTCCCGCGGCTGACCGACTACGTCACCCCGCCGAAGGTGCGGATCGCCGACACCTCGCGCGTGCGGCTCGGGGCGCACCTCGCGCCGGGCACGACGGTGATGCACGAGGGCTTCGTGAACTTCAACGCCGGGACGCTCGGCAGCTCGATGGTCGAGGGACGCATCTCGCAGGGCGTCGTCGTCGGCGACGGCTCGGACATCGGTGGCGGCGCCTCGATCATGGGGACGCTCTCCGGCGGAGGCGTGCAGCGGGTGTCGATCGGCGCGCGGGCGCTGCTCGGCGCGAACTCGGGCGTCGGCATCTCGATCGGCGACGACTCCGTCGTCGAGGCCGGGCTCTACGTCACGGCGGGGACGAAGGTCGTCGTGGTCGGCGGGGCGCCGCGCGCTGACGGGCGACCGCAGACGGTGAAGGCCGTCGAGCTGTCGGGCGTGCCGAACCTGCTGTTCCGCCGGAACTCGCTCACCGGGGCGGTCGAGGTGCTCGCGCGGACGGGCGCCGGCATCGAGCTGAACACGGCGCTGCACGCCTGA